Within candidate division WOR-3 bacterium, the genomic segment AACAAATCCCAACAATGGAAGAACTTGGACTTCCCAAAGTCTTACAAGAATTGATAGATCTTGACTATGGTTTGATACTCGTCACCGGGCCCACCGGAAGCGGTAAATCAACGACCCTGGCGGCAATGATAGACTATATCAATACCAATAAAGACGGTCATATAATAACGATTGAAGACCCCATTGAGTTTATCCATAAATCTAAAAATTGTATTGTAAATCAGAGAGAAGTGGGTTCTGATACCCATTCATTCAGCAATGCCCTGAGAAGTGCATTAAGAGAAGACCCTGATTATATCCTGGTCGGTGAAATGCGTGATTTAGAAACAATAAGCCTTGCCCTTACCGCAGCCGAGACTGGCCATCTGGTATTTGGGACATTACATACCTCAAGTGCATCAAAGACTGTGACAAGGGTAATTGATGTCTTTCCCGCGGACCAGCAGGACCGCATAAGAGTTCAATTATCCGAATCATTACAGGGCGTGATTGCCCAGAGGCTTTATCCAAGAAGAGACCAGCCTGGCAGGGTTGCCGCCTTTGAGATTTTGATTGCCACCCAGGCGGTGCGCAATTTGATTCGCGAACAAAAGGTCTATCAAATCGAATCAGTAATTCAGACAGGCAAACAATTTGGTATGCAGGATATGGAGCAATCAAAAAGAAAACTCGTCGCCGACGGAAAACTTGCGCCTGAATATTTAAAAGAAAGACTCACCCTCTATTAGTTCTTAATATCATAATCCTGTTTCCCACTTGATTTTTCTAAATTTAGCCTTATAATATAAAAATTTTTTATTAAAAGGAGGTCAGATGCATCCATTATTCTGGCTTACGCCTGTTGGTTCAGTGCTGGCGCTTTTATTTGCATGGTATCTTTCTTTGAGTGTAAGAAAATTTGATGAAGGGACTGAACTGATGCGTGAGATTGCCCGGGCAGTAAGGGAAGGGGCAAGGGCATATATAAAAAGACAATATGGCGTTGTTACAATCTTTTTTGCTGTAGTCTTTGTAATCTTATTGATCATAGCATTGAATCGTATGCTTCCAATTTATGTTCCATTTGCATTTATAACCGGTGGTTTCTTTTCAGGATTATCTGGATTCATTGGACTTACACAGGCGACGAATTCTTCAGCGCGCACTGCCAATGCAGCAAGACAGAGTTTGAACAGTGGTCTAAGGGTGGCATTTGCCGCTGGTGGTGTAATGGGGTTTGTCGTCGTGGGCTTGAGCCTATTAGATCTGAGCATCTGGTTTGTATTATTGAACTGGATCTATAGAAATCTACCCGAGGCGCAGAAGATACAAAACATTACATCAACAATGATATGCTTTGGAATGGGTGCATCTTTCCAGGCATTATTTGCCCGTGTTGGTGGTGGCATATTCACCAAGGCGGCTGATGTTGGTGCGGATTTGGTAGGTAAGGTTGAGGCAGGAATTCCT encodes:
- a CDS encoding type IV pilus twitching motility protein PilT; this translates as MTEIKKLLKHTVESKASDLHLSAGSPIMTRIHGSMKKLSDNDANPELIRKLVYDILNEEQKAILEKEREIDFSLHIPDIGRFRVNIFHQRQGLGAVFRVIPQQIPTMEELGLPKVLQELIDLDYGLILVTGPTGSGKSTTLAAMIDYINTNKDGHIITIEDPIEFIHKSKNCIVNQREVGSDTHSFSNALRSALREDPDYILVGEMRDLETISLALTAAETGHLVFGTLHTSSASKTVTRVIDVFPADQQDRIRVQLSESLQGVIAQRLYPRRDQPGRVAAFEILIATQAVRNLIREQKVYQIESVIQTGKQFGMQDMEQSKRKLVADGKLAPEYLKERLTLY